A window from Mus caroli chromosome 2, CAROLI_EIJ_v1.1, whole genome shotgun sequence encodes these proteins:
- the LOC110290170 gene encoding olfactory receptor 8H1-like, translated as MNTWNYTKESDFILMGLTDSKEIQLVLTVLFVLIYLVTVLGNAGMMLIIHLDAQLHTPMYFFLSHLSFLDLSYSTVITPQTLQNLLTSTKIISFIGCFTQMYAFVLLSAAECFLLASMAYDRYVAICNPLQYPVIMSTRFCSTLLTGSYMIGTMDSTVNIFCMNTLYFCRPKVIHHFFCDTSPILALSCSDTNNIQIIIFIFAGSTLVVSLITISASYVSILSTILKINSSSGKHKAFSTCASHLLGVTVFYGTLIFTYLKPSNSYYSGKEQVASVFYTIVIPMLNPLIYSLRNKEVKSAIHRVIKKQKGSRLKFRVALSD; from the coding sequence ATGAACACCTGGAATTACACAAAAGAGTCAGACTTCATCCTCATGGGACTGACCGATTCCAAAGAGATACAACTAGTCCTTACTGTGCTGTTTGTCCTGATATACCTGGTCACTGTGCTGGGGAACGCAGGCATGATGCTGATCATCCATCTAGATGCTCAGCTTCACACTCCAATGTACTTTTTCCTAAGTCATTTGTCATTCCTTGACCTCAGTTACTCAACTGTCATCACACCTCAAACTTTACAGAATCTGCTGACTTCCACAAAAATCATTTCCTTTATTGGTTGTTTCACTCAGATGTATGCTTTTGTCCTCTTGTCTGCTGCTGAATGTTTTCTTCTTGCTTCAATGGCCTATGATAGATATGTGGCTATTTGCAACCCCTTACAATATCCAGTTATCATGTCCACAAGATTCTGTAGTACCCTTCTCACTGGTTCCTATATGATTGGAACTATGGATTCCACTGTTAATATATTTTGTATGAACACCTTATATTTCTGCAGACCCAAGGTAATTCATCACTTTTTTTGTGACACATCCCCAATTTTAGCACTGTCTTGCAGTGATACAAATAACATTCAAATCATTATATTCATCTTTGCTGGTTCCACTCTAGTGGTGTCTCTTATCACAATATCTGCATCCTATGTGTCTATTCTCTCTACTATTTTGAAAATCAATTCCTCTTCAGGAAAGCACAAAGCCTTCTCCACTTGTGCTTCTCATCTTCTAGGAGTCACTGTGTTTTATGGTACTTTGATTTTTACTTACTTGAAACCAAGTAATTCCTACTACTCGGGAAAGGAACAAGTGGCTTCTGTTTTCTATACTATTGTGATCCCCATGCTGAACCCACTCATTTAtagtctcagaaacaaagaagtGAAAAGTGCAATCCATAGAGTTATCAAAAAGCAGAAAGGCTCAAGACTAAAATTCAGAGTGGCACTAAGTGATTAA
- the LOC110290258 gene encoding olfactory receptor 5T2-like: MHIFCYILDFSMENVTGVSLFILRGLTDNAELQIILFFLFLMIYLFTLMGNIGLISVVIGDPQLHNPMYYFLGVLSFIDTCFSTIITPKMLIDFMSKRKVISFLGCAAQMFLAVSCGTTECFLLAAMAYDRYVAIYNPLLYAVNMSPRVYMSLIIASNVGGILHASIHTAATASLSFCDSNEIKHFFCDIPPLLAISCSDTKMNELLLFIFVSSIEVVTILIIIISYSFILFAILKMHSAEGRQKVFSTCGSHLTGVSIYYGTIFFMYMRPSSSYTLEHDMIVSTFYAVVIPMLNPIIYSLRNKDVKKAMKRLLAKVLMSIR, translated from the exons atgcatatattttgttacatttt AGATTTCAGCATGGAAAATGTCACTGGTGTATCTCTTTTCATCCTGAGGGGCCTCACAGACAATGCTGAACTTCagatcattctttttttcttatttctaatgATTTATCTTTTCACACTCATGGGAAACATAGGACTGATTTCAGTTGTCATTGGGGATCCTCAGCTCCACAACCCAATGTACTATTTTCTAGGTGTTTTATCATTCATAGACACTTGCTTTTCTACCATTATAACTCCCAAAATGCTAATAGATTTTATGTCAAAGAGAAAAGTCATTTCATTCCTTGGATGTGCAGCACAGATGTTCCTTGCTGTTAGTTGTGGAACCACAGAGTGTTTTCTCTTGGCTGCCATGGCTTATGACCGCTATGTAGCTATTTATAACCCTCTTCTATATGCAGTGAACATGTCACCCAGAGTCTACATGTCACTCATCATTGCCTCCAATGTTGGTGGGATTCTGCATGCATCTATCCATACAGCTGCCACTGCTAGTCTGTCGTTTTGTGACTCTAATGAAATTAAGCATTTTTTCTGTGATATCCCCCCTCTACTGGCTATTTCTTGCTCTGATACTAAAATGAATGAGCTTCTACTCTTCATCTTTGTGAGCTCCATTGAGGTAGTCACTATCTTGATCATCATCATCTCTTATAGTTTCATCCTGTTTGCTATCTTGAAGATGCATTCTGCTGAGGGGAGGCAAAAAGTCTTCTCTACATGTGGCTCTCACCTCACTGGCGTGTCCATATATTATGGAACAATATTCTTCATGTATATGAGACCAAGTTCCAGCTATACATTAGAGCATGACATGATAGTATCTACATTTTATGCCGTTGTGATCCCCATGCTGAATCCCATCATCTACAGTCTCAGGAACAAAGATGTAAAAAAGGCAATGAAAAGACTTTTAGCAAAAGTGCTTATGTCCATAAGATAA